One Acidobacteriota bacterium DNA segment encodes these proteins:
- a CDS encoding sensor histidine kinase, whose product MRIFGIDRFTFAGQFMLFSLGILLIGMVTIGLWMQSNVKRAMIDRTAGMAALYVDSLVSPLIQDTPAGGPLSSTARTELDVLIESTSLDSEVVSVKIWSPTGEILYSPNPDLIGRTFDVRENLVRAFSGEVVSGLSDLSEPENENERLTWDMLIETYAPVRSEGTGSVIAVAEFYQLPDELIAKIRRAQLQSWIIVGFATLIMYVLLVGMVHRASGTIRRQQAELLASVRELQRALDENQHLQARVNKAAARTTTLNERFLRRVSADIHDGPAQDVAFALLRIEHIAELTEGNGSGTHEDVKTLATALTSALTNLRAITHGLRIPSVEGLTPCNAARRAASDFARISGEPVEFTCDEGFALGPTTVNFTIYRVVQESLANSFKHAGSASRQVRVTKSGGFVDVEIRDDGVGFDARVDTGVTTLGLVGMRERVELLGGTFTVQSAANQGTIVRARLPLVIEGTDV is encoded by the coding sequence GTGCGAATCTTCGGCATCGATAGGTTCACCTTCGCCGGCCAATTCATGCTTTTTAGCCTCGGGATCCTTCTGATAGGCATGGTTACTATCGGGCTCTGGATGCAATCGAACGTCAAGAGGGCGATGATTGACAGGACAGCAGGGATGGCGGCTCTCTACGTCGACAGTCTCGTGAGTCCGCTGATCCAGGACACGCCAGCAGGCGGACCTCTCTCGTCCACCGCCAGAACCGAACTCGACGTCCTGATTGAGAGCACTTCACTGGATTCAGAAGTCGTCTCCGTCAAGATCTGGTCGCCAACCGGAGAGATCCTCTACAGCCCCAACCCTGACCTCATCGGTCGCACTTTCGATGTCCGAGAGAACCTCGTCCGCGCCTTTTCCGGAGAGGTTGTATCAGGACTCAGCGACCTATCTGAGCCGGAGAACGAAAATGAGCGATTGACTTGGGACATGCTTATCGAAACCTATGCCCCGGTTCGCAGCGAAGGCACCGGTTCTGTGATTGCAGTTGCTGAGTTTTATCAACTGCCTGATGAATTAATAGCAAAGATTCGAAGAGCTCAGCTACAGAGCTGGATCATTGTCGGGTTCGCGACGCTGATCATGTACGTTCTCCTCGTTGGCATGGTGCACCGGGCCAGTGGGACCATCCGGAGGCAACAGGCCGAACTCCTTGCGAGCGTGCGTGAACTGCAACGCGCTCTCGATGAGAATCAACACCTTCAGGCTAGGGTCAACAAGGCGGCTGCTCGAACGACAACACTCAACGAGCGGTTCCTGCGACGGGTGTCCGCAGACATTCACGATGGTCCTGCCCAAGATGTGGCGTTTGCTCTCCTGCGGATCGAGCACATTGCCGAATTGACGGAGGGGAACGGAAGCGGAACCCATGAGGACGTGAAAACGCTGGCAACGGCCCTCACGTCGGCGTTGACGAACCTTCGGGCGATTACCCACGGTCTCAGGATACCAAGCGTCGAAGGTCTTACTCCGTGCAACGCAGCGCGCCGCGCCGCGTCGGATTTTGCTCGTATTTCGGGTGAACCCGTCGAATTCACTTGCGACGAGGGATTCGCTCTAGGCCCGACGACGGTGAATTTCACGATATACCGTGTGGTCCAGGAGTCATTGGCGAACAGCTTCAAGCATGCGGGTTCCGCCTCCAGACAGGTTCGTGTGACCAAGTCTGGAGGATTCGTCGATGTCGAGATTCGAGACGACGGGGTCGGCTTTGATGCACGGGTTGATACCGGTGTAACAACTCTCGGTCTCGTCGGCATGCGAGAACGAGTAGAGCTACTCGGCGGGACGTTCACCGTCCAGAGCGCCGCGAACCAGGGCACCATCGTAAGAGCTCGCCTACCGCTGGTGATCGAGGGGACAGATGTCTGA